Proteins encoded by one window of Hylaeus volcanicus isolate JK05 chromosome 7, UHH_iyHylVolc1.0_haploid, whole genome shotgun sequence:
- the LOC128880112 gene encoding cyclin-dependent kinase 1 — protein MENFVKIEKIGEGTYGVVYKGKHKKTGEIVAMKKIRLESDDEGMPSTAIREISLLKELPHPNIVRLMDVLMEETRLYLIFEYLTMDLKKYMDSLGPGKVLEPKMVKSYLYQITRAILFCHKRRILHRDLKPQNLLIDKSGVIKVADFGLGRAFGIPVRIYTHEVVTLWYRAPEILLGANRYSCAIDIWSIGCIFAEMATKKPLFQGDSEIDQLFRIFRILRTPTEEIWPGVTQLTDYKATFPNWITNNLESQVKTLDADGLDLLQAMLIYDPVHRISARAALQHPYFNDLDTSKLPPS, from the exons ATGGAGAATTTCGTGAAGATAGAGAAAATCGGTGAAG GCACTTATGGGGTAGTGTATAAGGGTAAGCACAAGAAAACAGGGGAAATTGTAGCCATGAAAAAGATTCGTTTGGAAAGTGACGATGAAGGAATGCCATCAACAGCaattcgtgaaatttcattactcAAAGAGTTACCACATCCCAATATTGTTAGACTGATGGATGTGTTAATGGAAGAAACCAGATTATATCTTATTTTCGAGTATCTTACTATggatttaaagaaatatatggaTAGTTTAGGCCCTGGAAAAGTGCTAGAACCAAAAATGGTTAAATCCTATTTATATCAG ATTACACGTGCCATCCTTTTTTGTCACAAGCGTAGAATATTACATCGCGACTTAAAGCCTCAAAATTTATTGATTGACAAATCGGGAGTTATTAAGGTAGCAGATTTTGGTCTTGGGAGAGCATTTGGCATACCTGTCAGAATATACACACATGAAGTTGTCACTTTATGGTATAGAGCTCCAGAAATTCTTCTTGGTGCGAACAGATACTCGTGTGCCATTGACATATGGAGCATAGGTTGTATATTTGCTGAGATGGCAACTAAAAAACCGCTATTTCAAGGAGATAGCGAGATTGATCAattgtttagaatatttcG gatACTGAGAACTCCGACTGAAGAGATATGGCCTGGTGTAACGCAATTAACGGACTATAAAGCTACATTTCCAAATTGGATAACTAATAATTTGGAATCGCAGGTTAAAACGTTAGACGCAGATGGGCTTGATCTTTTGCAAGCGATGCTCATCTATGATCCAGTGCACAGAATATCAGCGCGAGCCGCATTACAACACCcttatttcaatgatttaGATACATCCAAGCTGCCTCCATCATAG
- the LOC128880117 gene encoding alpha-ketoglutarate-dependent dioxygenase alkB homolog 6, which yields MEKNKCISTNNIISEVPDSVIYVPKFITEEEEAEIIKHINHAPLPKWTQLSHRRLQNWGGIPHPKGMIAEEIPAWLRKYVDKVSSLNVFERDKLPNHVLINEYLPGQGIMAHSDGPLFDPIVTTISCGSHTLLDFYKRLDTTELQQLDLDFSLLLERRSLLILQGDLYHHYLHSIAERDTDIISRSIIKNLNICSEQFQEEQTLKRDVRLSLTIRHVPKTTKLKLKIG from the exons atggaaaaaaacaaatgcaTTTCAACTAACAATATCATTTCAGAG GTGCCTGACTCTGTTATCTATGTGCCAAAGTTTATTACTGAAGAGGAAGAAGCAGAAATTATAAAGCATATTAATCATGCTCCTTTACCAAAGTGGACACAGTTAAGTCATCGTAGGTTACAGAATTGGGGTGGGATTCCACATCCCAAAGGTATGATAGCAGAAGAAATTCCAGct TGGCTTAGAAAGTATGTTGATAAAGTGTCATCTCTTAATGTATTCGAAAGAGATAAGTTACCCAATCATGTTCTGATTAATGAATACTTACCTGGCCAGGGAATAATG GCTCACTCAGATGGTCCACTTTTTGACCCCATTGTAACAACTATCAGTTGTGGATCTCATACACTTCTCGACTTTTACAAACGACTGGATACTACAGAG TTGCAGCAACTTGACTTAGACTTCAGTCTTCTATTAGAACGTAGAAGCCTGTTAATTCTCCAAGGGGATTTGTATCATcattatttacattcaattgCAGAAAGAGACACAGATATTATCTCAAgatctataataaaaaatttaaacatatgTAGTGAACAATTTCAAGAAGAACAGACATTAAAACGGGACGTTAGACTGTCTCTAACAATTAGACACGTTCCTAAAACTACTAAATTAAAGCTAAAAATtggataa
- the LOC128880118 gene encoding THO complex subunit 7 homolog gives MSDEEVIRRRLLIDGDGTGDDRRINMLLKSFIKWINSPDVDNTLHERMLSQLAQCEFAQRKSRLVSNMSQEELKSYEQLSKEIEIQIEEAKKDIEKTKVELQDAKRVRKNRIEYDVLAKVINEQPDRVQTNLKLATLREELDKLKEKSEQLEHKLEMRRKQFHVLISSIHSLQGMLNECDEEMMDVSLENYEDTDTPMPSKAEAS, from the exons ATGTCTGACG AAGAGGTAATACGTCGAAGATTGCTCATAGACGGGGATGGAACTGGAGATGATCGCAGGATAAATATGCTCCTGAAATCATTCATAAAATGGATAAATAGCCCTGATGTAGACAACACGCTACACGAGAGGATGTTGTCGCAACTTGCTCAGTGTGAATTCGCGCAACGAAAGTCCAGACTAGTTTCGAATATGAGTCAAGAAGAATTGAAGAGTTACGAACAGTTATctaaggaaattgaaattcaaatagaGGAGGCTAAGAAAGACatagaaaaaacaaaggtGGAGTTGCAGGACGCGAAACGCGTAAGAAAGAATAGAATCGAGTACGACGTGCTGGcaaaagtaataaatgaaCAACCAGATCGAGTGCAAACTAATTTGAAACTTGCCACTTTACGCGAAGAATTAGACAAGTTAAAGGAAAAATCTGAACAGTTAGAACACAAATTGGAAATGAGACGTAAacaatttcatgttttaatttcttctataCATTCTCTGCAAGGAATGTTGAATGAGTGTGATGAGGAAATGATGGATGTtagtttagaaaattatgagGATACAGATACTCCAATGCCTTCTAAAGCTGAGGCATCTTGA